One segment of Amycolatopsis alba DSM 44262 DNA contains the following:
- a CDS encoding RimK family alpha-L-glutamate ligase produces MPTPIAVLASRIRLEEKLILGALEKRGAVLDVIDSRRHPFRLDGRELPYAGALSREISHTRNVYGTRLLEHAGLTVVNSYDVISLCGDKLLTALALQDARLPVPKAMVSLSPDHALDGLTEFGFPMVIKPVIGSWGRLASRPKDREAAETLMEHRAALASPQYQVVYAQEYVDKPGRDIKAYVMGGEVVGVIYKVSDEWRTNTARTGRAERCDPSDELVKLLVAVAEAIGEGVYGIDVLEDRDGRFYVNEVNHTPEFHGAVEVLDTDLVGAYADYVLRRLPSALSAG; encoded by the coding sequence ATGCCCACTCCCATTGCCGTACTGGCTTCCCGTATCCGCCTTGAAGAGAAACTCATCCTCGGGGCGCTCGAAAAGCGGGGCGCCGTCCTCGACGTGATCGACTCCCGGCGGCACCCGTTCCGGCTCGACGGGCGCGAGCTGCCCTACGCCGGGGCGCTGAGCCGCGAGATCTCGCACACCCGCAACGTCTACGGCACCAGGCTGCTCGAACACGCCGGGCTGACCGTGGTCAACAGCTACGACGTCATCTCGTTGTGCGGGGACAAACTGCTCACCGCGCTCGCGTTGCAGGACGCGCGGCTGCCGGTGCCGAAGGCGATGGTGAGCCTGTCGCCGGACCACGCTCTCGACGGCCTGACCGAGTTCGGCTTCCCGATGGTGATCAAGCCGGTCATCGGCTCGTGGGGACGGCTCGCGTCGCGGCCGAAGGACAGGGAGGCCGCGGAAACCCTGATGGAGCACCGGGCCGCGCTGGCGAGCCCGCAGTATCAGGTGGTGTACGCGCAGGAGTACGTCGACAAGCCGGGCCGCGACATCAAGGCGTATGTGATGGGCGGTGAGGTGGTCGGCGTCATCTACAAGGTGTCCGACGAATGGCGCACGAACACCGCGCGCACCGGACGGGCGGAGCGCTGCGATCCCAGCGACGAGCTGGTGAAGCTGCTGGTGGCGGTCGCCGAGGCGATCGGCGAAGGGGTGTACGGCATCGACGTGCTCGAAGATCGTGACGGCCGGTTCTACGTCAACGAGGTCAACCACACCCCGGAGTTCCACGGCGCGGTCGAGGTGCTCGACACCGATCTGGTCGGCGCGTACGCGGATTACGTGCTGCGCAGGCTTCCCTCGGCGTTGAGCGCCGGCTGA
- a CDS encoding 2OG-Fe dioxygenase family protein, with protein MTEEVFTPERPAPPYRGTAFADPAELAADLAAEGFVRLSGAHFPIDVLGAEFAGFRAGWEELRQDDQLVDGGFYRYRRYGRLHAVSTDAGLSLSPLPHRSFRQDSIPMWREQERMFAPIPPETLADSCLHALVSTDLALASRVRDSPEWTVGLHLIRIVARTGESGLPTPEGRHRDGHSFVGMHLLRKENSAGGESSIYRDGHPDVRFTLTEPLDSVLVDDTALWHEASPISVRDRTGGRAVRDMLLVDLNPA; from the coding sequence ATGACCGAGGAAGTCTTCACTCCGGAGCGGCCCGCTCCGCCGTATCGCGGGACGGCCTTCGCCGACCCGGCGGAACTGGCCGCGGACTTGGCGGCGGAAGGGTTCGTCCGGCTGTCCGGCGCACACTTCCCGATCGACGTGCTCGGCGCGGAATTCGCCGGGTTCCGGGCGGGCTGGGAAGAACTGAGACAGGACGACCAGCTCGTCGACGGCGGTTTCTACCGCTACCGGCGCTACGGCAGGTTGCACGCGGTGTCCACCGATGCCGGGCTGTCGCTCAGCCCGTTGCCGCATCGGTCGTTCCGGCAGGACAGCATCCCGATGTGGCGCGAACAAGAGCGGATGTTCGCCCCGATCCCGCCCGAGACGCTGGCCGACAGCTGCCTGCACGCGCTGGTGTCCACTGACCTGGCGCTCGCGTCCAGGGTGCGGGACAGTCCTGAATGGACGGTCGGACTGCACCTGATCCGCATCGTCGCGCGGACCGGGGAGAGCGGGTTGCCCACCCCGGAGGGCAGGCACCGTGACGGTCACTCGTTCGTCGGGATGCACTTGCTGCGCAAGGAGAACAGCGCGGGCGGCGAGTCCAGCATCTATCGCGACGGGCACCCCGACGTGCGGTTCACCCTGACCGAGCCGCTGGATTCGGTGCTGGTCGACGACACCGCCCTCTGGCACGAGGCATCCCCGATCTCGGTCCGCGACCGCACCGGCGGCCGGGCCGTGCGCGACATGCTGCTCGTGGATCTCAACCCGGCCTGA
- a CDS encoding non-ribosomal peptide synthetase, which produces MTDQQAIAESFVFPASFGQERLWLLHQMGSGAAYHINGALRMTGTVDVPALRAALQFLVDRHEVLRTGVEVGADSALTQVALATAVAPLSVVDTTRDGLDAAMRAVTEPEFDLAAPPLLRSALLRVLDGEPGECVLLLCMHHVVVDGWSLGVLVAELGEVYAAQLEGRAPELPELELQYADFAVWQRDFLEGEVLTGQLAHWRRTLAGAKPLELFTDHPRPARSRFLGDSVSADLDAGLVERWATVAEAERATLFMTLTAAWAVVLHRWSGQDDIVVGTPVAGRGSTELDRVVGFFVNTLPLRVDLTGDPSFRQLLVRVREVCLAAYAHQDVPFERISQEADPDHQGPRPPLVRTMLALDNTPGEPLRLPGVTVERLPAPRGTRFDLGLDIAPTTGGGLSVILDFDAELFDRTTAAGLLAGLTEVLRSAVSDVDSPVWRLPVMPSRESALVTDWASGGELPAGHPTTVEWFEAAADRAGAEKALVMDGGEALSVAEVEERANRLAWWLRGQGVERGSRVGVCLERSVDLVVALWGIWKAGGVYVPLDPGNPAGRLARMVAEADLVKVLTTESLHELLPADVDRVRLDDGDLAREIAAQPAGRPPVALGADDPAYVLFTSGSTGAPKGVVNTHGGLINRLRTFERRLDLTAHDVALIKTPIGFDVSVPELVWPLLTGARMVLAEPGGHRDPVYLHGAIERHGVTICHFVPLMLRAFLDCGVEGRYPALRVVMASGEELSAVLAGDFLRAFPGVRLINTYGPAEAAVDVTLHEVAEPLGTRVPIGGPEPGTTAYVLDRWLSPVPPGVVGELYLGGGQVGLGYAGRPDLTAARFVPDPFGDKGSRMYRTGDLARWIGGGLLEFCGRADFQLKVRGQRVEPGEVEAALRDCEGVADVVVVARPDPTGAVQLVAYLVGHDGEAPSAERLRILLADRLTPAMVPAVFVAMESLPNSVNGKVDRAALPEPEFGRTERAAVAPRTPTELLLARLWSEVLGVEEIGVQDDFYALGGDSLRAMTVFQRARHAGVELPIPVILGKHSVEELASAVLAGRAEGRTNQERGADR; this is translated from the coding sequence ATGACTGACCAGCAGGCGATCGCGGAGTCGTTCGTCTTCCCCGCCTCCTTCGGCCAGGAACGACTGTGGCTGCTGCACCAGATGGGGTCCGGGGCGGCCTATCACATCAACGGCGCGCTGCGGATGACCGGCACGGTCGACGTCCCCGCCCTGAGGGCCGCACTGCAGTTCCTGGTGGATCGCCACGAGGTGCTGCGGACCGGTGTCGAGGTCGGTGCCGACAGTGCGCTGACCCAGGTGGCGCTGGCCACCGCGGTGGCCCCGCTGAGCGTGGTGGACACGACCCGCGACGGGCTGGACGCGGCGATGCGCGCGGTGACCGAGCCCGAGTTCGACCTCGCCGCGCCGCCCTTGCTGCGGTCCGCATTGCTGCGGGTGCTCGACGGTGAGCCGGGGGAGTGCGTGCTGCTGCTGTGCATGCACCACGTGGTGGTCGACGGCTGGTCGCTGGGCGTACTGGTCGCCGAACTCGGCGAGGTCTACGCGGCGCAGCTGGAAGGCCGCGCCCCCGAGCTGCCGGAGCTGGAACTGCAGTACGCGGATTTCGCGGTATGGCAACGGGACTTCCTCGAAGGCGAGGTGCTCACCGGGCAGCTCGCCCACTGGCGCCGGACACTCGCCGGGGCCAAGCCACTGGAACTGTTCACCGACCACCCGCGTCCGGCGCGTTCCCGCTTCCTCGGTGACAGCGTGTCCGCCGACCTCGACGCCGGGCTGGTCGAGCGGTGGGCCACGGTGGCCGAAGCCGAGCGCGCGACGTTGTTCATGACGCTGACGGCGGCCTGGGCGGTGGTACTGCACCGCTGGTCCGGGCAGGACGACATCGTCGTCGGCACCCCGGTCGCCGGGCGCGGCAGCACCGAACTCGACCGCGTCGTCGGCTTCTTCGTGAACACGCTGCCGCTGCGGGTGGACCTCACCGGCGACCCGAGTTTCCGGCAGCTGCTGGTCCGGGTGCGGGAGGTGTGCCTGGCGGCGTACGCGCACCAGGACGTGCCGTTCGAGCGGATCAGCCAGGAGGCCGACCCGGACCACCAGGGCCCGCGGCCGCCGCTGGTGCGAACCATGCTGGCGCTGGACAACACCCCCGGCGAGCCGTTACGGCTGCCCGGTGTCACCGTGGAACGGCTGCCCGCCCCACGCGGCACCCGGTTCGATCTCGGCCTGGACATCGCGCCCACCACTGGCGGCGGCCTGAGTGTGATCCTGGACTTCGACGCCGAACTGTTCGACCGGACCACCGCGGCCGGTCTGCTGGCCGGGCTGACCGAGGTGCTGCGGAGCGCGGTGTCCGATGTGGACAGTCCGGTGTGGAGACTGCCGGTGATGCCGTCGCGCGAGTCGGCGCTGGTGACGGACTGGGCCTCCGGCGGCGAGTTGCCCGCGGGGCATCCGACGACGGTCGAGTGGTTCGAGGCTGCCGCGGACCGGGCGGGTGCCGAGAAGGCGCTGGTCATGGACGGTGGCGAGGCGCTGTCGGTGGCCGAGGTCGAAGAGCGCGCGAACCGGCTGGCGTGGTGGCTGCGCGGCCAGGGTGTGGAACGTGGGTCGCGGGTCGGTGTCTGCCTGGAGCGCAGTGTCGATCTGGTGGTGGCGTTGTGGGGGATCTGGAAGGCGGGCGGTGTCTACGTCCCGCTGGATCCCGGCAATCCGGCCGGACGCTTGGCGCGGATGGTCGCCGAGGCCGATCTGGTGAAGGTCCTGACGACAGAGTCTTTGCACGAGCTGCTGCCCGCCGATGTCGACCGTGTTCGTCTCGATGACGGTGATCTCGCGCGGGAGATCGCCGCGCAGCCTGCCGGGCGACCGCCTGTCGCGCTCGGCGCGGACGATCCGGCGTATGTGCTGTTCACTTCCGGCTCCACGGGTGCGCCGAAGGGTGTGGTGAACACTCACGGCGGCCTGATCAATCGGCTGCGGACGTTCGAGCGACGGCTGGACCTGACCGCACACGACGTGGCGTTGATCAAGACGCCGATCGGGTTCGACGTGTCGGTGCCGGAGCTGGTGTGGCCCTTGCTGACCGGGGCGCGGATGGTGCTCGCGGAGCCTGGTGGTCACCGCGATCCGGTTTATCTGCATGGTGCGATCGAGCGCCACGGCGTGACGATCTGCCATTTCGTGCCGTTGATGCTGCGTGCTTTTCTCGATTGCGGTGTCGAGGGCCGGTATCCCGCGTTGCGGGTGGTGATGGCCAGCGGGGAGGAGCTGTCCGCAGTTCTGGCGGGCGATTTCCTGCGGGCCTTTCCCGGCGTGCGGCTCATAAACACCTACGGCCCGGCGGAAGCGGCCGTCGACGTGACCCTGCACGAGGTCGCCGAACCACTCGGGACGCGGGTGCCGATCGGCGGCCCGGAGCCGGGAACCACGGCGTACGTGCTCGATCGGTGGCTGTCCCCGGTGCCGCCGGGGGTGGTGGGGGAGCTGTACCTCGGCGGTGGTCAGGTGGGGCTGGGATACGCGGGCAGGCCCGACCTCACCGCCGCGCGATTCGTGCCGGATCCCTTCGGCGACAAGGGATCGCGGATGTACCGGACCGGTGACCTGGCGCGCTGGATCGGCGGCGGCCTGCTCGAGTTCTGCGGTCGCGCCGACTTCCAGCTCAAAGTGCGCGGCCAGCGGGTCGAACCGGGTGAGGTCGAGGCGGCGTTGCGCGACTGCGAGGGCGTCGCCGACGTCGTGGTCGTCGCCCGTCCCGATCCGACGGGGGCGGTCCAGCTCGTGGCCTACCTCGTGGGCCACGACGGCGAGGCGCCGTCCGCCGAGCGGCTGCGGATCCTGCTCGCGGACCGGCTGACCCCGGCCATGGTCCCCGCGGTGTTCGTGGCCATGGAGTCACTGCCGAACTCCGTCAACGGGAAGGTCGACCGGGCGGCGCTGCCGGAACCGGAGTTCGGCCGGACCGAGCGTGCGGCCGTGGCGCCGCGGACGCCGACCGAGCTGCTGCTCGCGCGGCTGTGGTCGGAGGTCCTCGGTGTCGAGGAGATCGGGGTCCAGGACGACTTTTACGCGCTCGGCGGTGATTCGCTGCGGGCGATGACCGTGTTCCAGCGGGCGCGCCACGCGGGGGTCGAGCTGCCGATCCCCGTGATATTGGGAAAGCACAGTGTCGAAGAGCTCGCCTCGGCGGTGCTCGCCGGTCGTGCGGAAGGGCGCACGAACCAGGAAAGGGGAGCGGATCGATGA
- a CDS encoding condensation domain-containing protein — MAPGSLSADQYRLLQRRLDEAGIGKAADGIPRRPADEAQSPASHAQERLYFFEQLNPDSALYVVAGTLRMRGEVDVAALRESVRVLVERHEALRTGLRVDDEGGVVQIVHPPEAVTVDVPFAQVSEDVLWDEVRLACRRPFDLAGPCLLRPMLFQIAPDDWHLLLCVHHIVVDGWSLGILAGEFALVYAALCAGTKAALPPLATRYVDFASWHRDYVSGGALTGQLAYWRERLAGARAVELPADAAARPDRAFSGDVVPVTVPAELVAALRRIGDDEGATLYMVLAAAWAIVLARWSGRRDVVWGTAIAGRTRTELEGLVGFFVNTLALRVDVPLAPGFRELLGRVREACVGAYANQDLPFEQLVREIRPDRDGFSRSPIIRHMLVLHNTPRRVVEPPGVRMDVLPVHTGTAKFELEIELSPAEDGGLAGFAEFSTDVLTASSARRLVAAVLAVARAGVAEPTRPVWDLPLTEATAPAPGGTGAQVLDRWMAPVPIGVVGELFLGGVVAGQGFTGRPALTAARFVPDPSGTGARLYATGDRARRTAEGLVEIVDAPEPVAETAGAGATGLPETVVPAAGPAVGPRTEAERRVAEIWAELLGIDAGFDVHEDFFELGGHSLLAVRILHRIRAACQVELELADFFEAGTVANVAGLVDAAAPARPVAAIPRLDRSRFRAPTTPDVTKGENADD, encoded by the coding sequence ATGGCACCCGGATCGCTCTCCGCGGACCAGTATCGACTACTCCAGCGACGTCTAGACGAAGCGGGCATCGGCAAGGCCGCAGACGGGATCCCCCGTCGCCCGGCCGACGAAGCGCAGAGCCCGGCTTCGCATGCGCAGGAACGGTTGTACTTCTTCGAACAGCTCAACCCTGACAGCGCGCTGTACGTCGTCGCCGGCACGCTCAGGATGCGGGGCGAAGTAGACGTGGCCGCGCTGCGCGAGTCCGTCCGTGTGCTCGTCGAGCGGCACGAGGCGCTGCGCACGGGACTGCGCGTCGACGACGAGGGCGGGGTCGTGCAGATCGTGCACCCGCCCGAGGCGGTGACGGTCGACGTGCCCTTCGCCCAGGTGAGCGAAGACGTGCTGTGGGACGAAGTCCGGCTCGCCTGCCGCCGTCCGTTCGACTTGGCGGGGCCGTGCCTGCTGCGGCCGATGCTGTTCCAGATCGCGCCGGACGACTGGCATCTCCTGCTGTGCGTGCACCACATCGTCGTGGACGGGTGGTCGCTCGGCATCCTCGCCGGTGAGTTCGCCCTCGTCTACGCCGCGCTGTGCGCCGGGACGAAGGCGGCGCTGCCGCCCTTGGCGACTCGTTACGTCGATTTCGCTTCGTGGCATCGGGACTACGTCTCCGGCGGCGCGCTCACCGGCCAGCTCGCGTACTGGCGGGAGCGGCTCGCCGGGGCGCGGGCGGTGGAGCTGCCCGCCGACGCCGCGGCTCGCCCGGACCGCGCGTTCTCCGGTGACGTCGTACCGGTGACCGTTCCCGCGGAACTGGTCGCCGCCCTGCGCCGCATCGGCGACGACGAAGGCGCGACGCTGTACATGGTGCTGGCCGCGGCCTGGGCGATCGTGCTCGCGCGGTGGTCGGGACGCCGGGACGTGGTGTGGGGGACGGCCATCGCCGGGCGCACCCGCACGGAGCTGGAAGGCCTGGTCGGTTTCTTCGTCAACACACTGGCGTTGCGGGTCGACGTGCCGCTCGCGCCGGGCTTCCGGGAGCTGCTCGGCCGGGTGCGGGAGGCCTGCGTCGGCGCCTACGCGAACCAGGACCTGCCGTTCGAACAGCTGGTGCGGGAGATCCGGCCGGACCGGGACGGCTTCAGCCGGTCCCCGATCATCCGGCACATGCTGGTGCTCCACAACACTCCGCGCCGGGTGGTCGAGCCGCCGGGGGTGCGCATGGACGTGCTGCCGGTGCACACCGGCACCGCCAAGTTCGAACTCGAGATCGAGCTGTCCCCGGCGGAAGACGGGGGACTCGCCGGTTTCGCGGAGTTCTCGACGGACGTGCTGACGGCGTCCTCGGCCCGGCGGCTGGTGGCCGCGGTGCTGGCGGTGGCGCGGGCGGGCGTGGCCGAGCCGACCCGCCCGGTGTGGGACCTGCCGCTGACGGAGGCGACCGCTCCCGCCCCCGGCGGCACGGGAGCACAGGTGCTGGACCGGTGGATGGCCCCGGTGCCGATCGGTGTCGTGGGGGAGCTGTTCCTCGGCGGAGTCGTCGCGGGGCAGGGGTTCACCGGCCGACCGGCGTTGACGGCCGCACGGTTCGTGCCGGATCCGTCCGGTACGGGCGCCAGGCTGTACGCGACCGGCGATCGGGCGCGACGGACCGCCGAAGGGCTGGTGGAAATCGTCGACGCGCCCGAACCCGTCGCCGAAACCGCCGGCGCGGGCGCGACCGGCCTGCCGGAGACCGTCGTACCCGCCGCCGGACCGGCGGTCGGACCACGGACCGAGGCCGAGCGCCGGGTCGCGGAGATCTGGGCCGAATTGCTGGGTATCGACGCCGGGTTCGACGTGCACGAGGACTTCTTCGAACTCGGCGGCCACTCCCTGCTCGCGGTCCGGATCCTGCACCGGATCCGCGCGGCCTGCCAGGTGGAACTGGAACTGGCCGACTTCTTCGAGGCGGGCACCGTCGCGAACGTGGCCGGACTGGTCGACGCGGCGGCGCCTGCCCGGCCGGTGGCGGCTATCCCGAGACTCGACCGCTCCCGGTTCCGGGCCCCCACCACGCCGGACGTGACGAAAGGCGAGAACGCCGATGACTGA
- a CDS encoding thioesterase II family protein, translating to MTEWLRHFSRSGRARARLLCLPPGGGSARIYQNWGEPLGAEIDVVGVELPGRGDRGMERPITDMAELIDGVLPELDGLDELPLVVFGHSMGAVVAWELCRTLRATRGWLPEGLVVAAAAAPGSLHAPNWRSETSDEGLIELITRAEGLPADTPPDPLFLEYILPILRADLTVVNEFRPEPRPPLRCDLRVYLGADDPLAGEAEAVGWLAEVEGTARVSTFPGGHFFPRDNATSMLTQLRQDILGCTGLTKEVSAPWHPDRSPRTSIDYSSDV from the coding sequence GTGACTGAGTGGCTGCGGCATTTCTCCCGATCCGGGCGGGCAAGGGCGAGGTTGCTGTGCCTGCCGCCCGGCGGCGGTTCGGCCAGGATCTACCAGAACTGGGGTGAGCCGCTCGGTGCCGAGATCGACGTCGTGGGGGTGGAACTGCCCGGCCGCGGCGATCGTGGCATGGAACGGCCGATCACCGACATGGCGGAACTCATCGACGGCGTGCTGCCGGAACTGGACGGGCTCGACGAACTGCCGCTGGTCGTCTTCGGGCACAGCATGGGCGCCGTCGTCGCCTGGGAGCTCTGCCGGACCCTCCGCGCCACCAGGGGGTGGCTGCCCGAAGGACTCGTGGTGGCGGCCGCGGCGGCTCCAGGGAGCCTGCACGCGCCGAACTGGCGCAGCGAAACCTCCGATGAGGGCCTGATCGAGTTGATCACCCGCGCCGAAGGCCTGCCCGCGGACACCCCGCCGGATCCGCTGTTCCTGGAGTACATCCTCCCCATCCTCCGCGCGGATCTGACGGTGGTGAACGAGTTCCGGCCGGAACCGCGGCCGCCGCTCCGCTGCGACCTGCGGGTGTACCTCGGCGCCGACGACCCGCTGGCCGGTGAGGCGGAAGCCGTCGGCTGGCTGGCGGAGGTCGAAGGCACCGCGCGGGTCAGCACGTTCCCCGGCGGGCATTTCTTCCCGCGGGACAACGCGACCTCGATGCTCACGCAACTGCGGCAGGACATCCTCGGCTGTACTGGCCTCACGAAGGAGGTTTCGGCGCCATGGCACCCGGATCGCTCTCCGCGGACCAGTATCGACTACTCCAGCGACGTCTAG
- a CDS encoding thioesterase II family protein: MSRIPLVCAPFAGSGAAFFRPWRTLAHSDLEIVPVRLPGRERRIREQPYRDVRQAAEDLLPGLLTEIGGAGQVALFGHSLGAVLAYELGHLLAGTPSVTVVSLVVSGSPGPWTRRELRATGLPDSEFVARVGELAGHHDAALEDPEVRQMVLPTLRADVEMHENYRPGTDTPLAAPITAVRGRDDSLVSAEQAGEWAKATSREFVLRELPGEHMYLADSAAEVLRVVEESAGLS; the protein is encoded by the coding sequence ATGAGCCGTATTCCGCTGGTGTGTGCGCCGTTCGCCGGGAGCGGGGCCGCGTTCTTCCGGCCGTGGCGCACGCTGGCCCACAGTGACCTCGAGATCGTCCCGGTCCGGCTGCCCGGCCGCGAGCGGCGGATCCGCGAGCAACCGTACCGGGATGTGCGCCAGGCGGCGGAAGACCTGCTGCCCGGTCTGCTGACGGAGATCGGCGGCGCCGGGCAGGTGGCGCTGTTCGGCCACAGCCTGGGCGCCGTGCTCGCCTACGAACTGGGCCACCTGCTCGCGGGGACGCCGTCGGTCACCGTGGTCAGCCTGGTGGTGAGCGGTTCTCCCGGCCCGTGGACGCGGCGGGAACTCCGGGCGACCGGCTTGCCCGACAGCGAGTTCGTCGCCAGGGTCGGCGAACTCGCCGGGCACCACGACGCGGCACTGGAAGATCCCGAGGTGCGCCAGATGGTGCTGCCGACGCTGCGCGCCGACGTCGAGATGCACGAAAACTACCGCCCTGGCACGGATACCCCGTTGGCGGCACCGATCACCGCGGTCCGCGGCCGGGACGACAGCCTGGTTTCGGCCGAACAGGCCGGGGAATGGGCCAAGGCGACGAGCCGGGAGTTCGTCCTGCGGGAGCTGCCGGGGGAACACATGTATCTCGCCGATTCCGCGGCGGAGGTGCTCCGGGTGGTCGAGGAGTCGGCGGGGCTGAGCTGA